A window of Polaribacter litorisediminis contains these coding sequences:
- a CDS encoding glucosaminidase domain-containing protein yields MKLRVLFFLSAIFFLTACGSKKRVIQKKNSEVVISEPAPIELPSVNEKELTKELAKKNPKLDKYKLAYIRKYAPIAVLEMHEYKIPASITLAQGILESGTGRGELALKSNNHFGIKCHTQWKGERVYHDDDEKGECFRKYQYPETSYKDHSLFLTQRKRYAFLFEYNIKDYRKWAYGLRKAGYATDRKYPEKLLKIINDYKLYEFDIVKNKGFTEGISEPTNIKYYNVQKGDTLYAISRKFGISIDLLKKRNNLKDNTISIGQKLLLK; encoded by the coding sequence ATGAAATTAAGGGTTTTATTTTTTTTATCGGCGATATTTTTTCTAACGGCTTGTGGTTCTAAAAAAAGAGTGATTCAAAAGAAAAATTCTGAAGTGGTAATTTCAGAGCCAGCACCCATAGAATTACCCTCTGTAAATGAAAAAGAACTTACAAAAGAATTAGCCAAGAAAAACCCGAAACTTGACAAATATAAACTTGCTTATATTAGAAAATATGCTCCAATAGCTGTGCTTGAAATGCATGAATATAAGATTCCGGCTAGCATTACTTTGGCGCAAGGAATTTTAGAATCTGGCACGGGGAGAGGAGAATTGGCATTAAAATCTAACAATCATTTTGGTATAAAATGTCACACACAATGGAAAGGTGAAAGAGTATATCATGATGATGATGAAAAAGGAGAATGTTTTAGAAAATATCAATATCCAGAAACTTCTTACAAGGATCATTCCTTGTTTTTAACCCAAAGAAAACGCTATGCTTTTTTATTTGAATACAATATAAAAGATTACCGAAAATGGGCTTATGGACTGCGAAAAGCTGGGTATGCAACCGATAGAAAGTATCCAGAAAAATTATTGAAAATTATCAATGATTATAAATTATATGAATTTGATATAGTGAAAAATAAAGGTTTTACAGAAGGAATATCAGAGCCTACGAACATAAAATATTATAATGTTCAAAAAGGTGATACTTTATATGCTATTAGTAGAAAATTCGGAATTTCTATAGATCTTTTAAAAAAACGCAACAATTTAAAAGACAATACTATTTCTATCGGACAAAAATTACTTTTAAAATAA
- a CDS encoding DUF3817 domain-containing protein — translation MKNIFRIISFLEGISYLLLLFIAVPIKYLQGDASYVKMLGMPHGILFMLYIVLAIVIQKQMSWNLKTIGIVFLASIIPLGTFYVDKKYLQD, via the coding sequence ATGAAAAATATCTTTAGGATTATTAGCTTTTTAGAAGGAATTTCTTATTTACTCTTACTTTTTATTGCAGTGCCAATTAAATACCTTCAAGGAGATGCCTCATATGTAAAAATGTTAGGGATGCCGCACGGAATTTTATTTATGCTCTATATTGTTTTGGCAATTGTTATTCAAAAACAAATGTCATGGAATCTAAAAACTATAGGAATTGTTTTTCTTGCTTCCATTATACCTTTGGGCACTTTTTATGTTGATAAAAAATATTTACAAGATTAG
- a CDS encoding 1-aminocyclopropane-1-carboxylate deaminase/D-cysteine desulfhydrase → MNFNEILATQNQEISLPVLEEKKVQLSIKREDLIHPFVSGNKFRKLKYNLKEAKKLKKKAILTFGGAYSNHVVATAVAGKLAGLKTFGIIRGDELGKNLTKTLEENATLREAHNNGMKLHFVSREEYRQKTSFGLIEKLKNKWGDFYLIPEGGTNILAVKGCEEILTEEDKEFHYICAALGTGGTISGLINSIGKKQKVIGFPALKGNFLSEEIKKYTINRKNWKLQKTYHFGGYAKYNEELIRFINEFKTETNVLLDPIYTGKMIFGIIDLIKKDTFPEGTKILAIHTGGIQGIDGFNKKLKSKEEQIINVL, encoded by the coding sequence ATGAATTTTAATGAAATTTTAGCAACTCAAAATCAAGAAATATCGCTCCCAGTTTTGGAAGAAAAAAAAGTACAACTATCAATTAAAAGAGAAGATTTAATTCACCCTTTTGTTTCGGGTAATAAATTTAGAAAACTAAAATACAATCTGAAAGAAGCTAAAAAATTAAAAAAGAAGGCGATACTTACTTTTGGTGGTGCATATTCTAATCATGTGGTAGCAACTGCCGTAGCAGGTAAATTAGCCGGATTAAAAACTTTTGGAATCATTAGAGGTGATGAATTAGGTAAAAACCTCACAAAAACCTTAGAGGAGAATGCAACTCTAAGAGAAGCTCATAATAACGGAATGAAGTTACATTTTGTTTCTAGAGAAGAGTATAGGCAAAAAACTTCTTTTGGTTTAATAGAAAAGCTAAAAAATAAATGGGGCGATTTTTATTTAATTCCTGAAGGAGGTACAAATATTTTGGCAGTTAAAGGCTGTGAAGAAATATTAACAGAAGAAGACAAAGAGTTCCATTATATTTGTGCTGCTTTAGGAACAGGTGGCACAATTTCTGGGTTGATAAATTCTATAGGAAAGAAGCAAAAAGTTATCGGATTTCCTGCTCTGAAGGGGAATTTTTTATCCGAAGAAATTAAAAAATATACCATCAATAGAAAAAATTGGAAATTACAAAAAACCTATCATTTTGGAGGATATGCTAAATATAATGAAGAACTAATTCGTTTTATCAATGAGTTTAAAACCGAAACCAATGTTTTGTTAGATCCTATTTATACGGGAAAAATGATTTTCGGAATCATTGATTTAATTAAAAAAGATACATTTCCAGAAGGTACTAAAATTTTGGCAATTCATACGGGAGGAATTCAAGGAATAGATGGTTTTAATAAAAAATTGAAAAGTAAAGAAGAACAAATAATTAATGTACTATGA
- a CDS encoding ribonucleotide-diphosphate reductase subunit beta yields the protein MEITQIIKRDSETSPFELDKITKAIEKAMLSVNNGTKRDAIAITNIVNGTLLERKLNEPDYIPTVEQVQDIVEYKLMDSPFHDVAKAYILYRNEQTRNRKKNIFEKRVNLKPYDYPALHEYVDAIRHSYWIHTEFNYTSDIQDFKAHLSDVERSAIKNTMLAISQIEVAVKTFWGDIHKRMPKPEIGAVGATFSESEVRHHDAYSHLLEILGLNNEFKNLKKNPVMMRRVNYLEGALKNVRSEENKDFSESIILFSLFIEHVSLFSQFLIIMAFNKHKNVLKGISNVVEATSKEEQIHGDFGIDVIKIIKEENPDWFDEDHGLMIQETCKEAFLSESKIIDWIFEKGELDFLPKNVIKEFIKNRFNNSLSSIGLAKIFEVDQALLSQTDWFDDEIIGTKHGDFFVKRSINYSKRTKSITSDDLF from the coding sequence GTGGAAATTACTCAAATCATAAAAAGAGACTCCGAAACGAGCCCTTTCGAATTAGACAAAATTACAAAAGCCATTGAAAAAGCCATGCTTTCTGTAAATAATGGCACAAAGCGAGATGCAATTGCAATTACGAACATTGTGAATGGTACTTTATTAGAAAGGAAATTGAATGAACCTGATTATATTCCCACAGTTGAACAAGTTCAAGATATCGTAGAGTACAAGTTAATGGACAGCCCTTTTCATGATGTGGCGAAAGCTTATATTTTATATAGAAATGAGCAAACAAGAAATAGAAAAAAGAATATTTTTGAAAAAAGAGTAAATTTAAAACCTTATGATTATCCTGCTTTGCATGAATATGTAGATGCAATTAGGCATTCGTATTGGATTCATACAGAATTCAATTATACTAGTGATATTCAAGATTTTAAGGCGCATTTAAGTGATGTAGAAAGAAGTGCTATAAAAAACACCATGTTAGCAATCTCTCAAATAGAGGTAGCTGTAAAGACTTTTTGGGGTGATATTCATAAAAGAATGCCAAAACCAGAAATAGGCGCTGTAGGTGCTACCTTTTCTGAAAGTGAAGTACGCCATCACGATGCATATTCTCATTTGTTAGAAATTTTGGGATTGAATAACGAGTTTAAAAACTTGAAGAAGAATCCAGTTATGATGCGACGTGTTAATTATTTAGAAGGCGCATTAAAAAACGTACGAAGCGAAGAAAATAAAGATTTTTCGGAATCTATTATTCTATTTTCTTTATTTATAGAACATGTTTCTTTGTTTTCTCAGTTCTTAATTATCATGGCCTTTAATAAGCATAAAAATGTATTAAAAGGAATTTCAAATGTTGTGGAAGCAACATCTAAAGAAGAGCAAATTCATGGTGATTTTGGTATTGATGTTATCAAAATTATAAAAGAAGAAAATCCAGATTGGTTTGATGAAGATCATGGTTTAATGATTCAAGAAACCTGTAAAGAAGCTTTTCTCTCTGAAAGTAAAATAATCGACTGGATATTTGAAAAAGGAGAATTAGATTTCTTACCAAAAAACGTCATCAAAGAATTTATAAAAAATAGATTTAATAACTCTTTATCAAGCATCGGTCTTGCAAAAATATTCGAGGTTGATCAAGCCTTATTATCGCAAACAGATTGGTTTGATGATGAAATTATAGGCACCAAACACGGAGATTTCTTTGTAAAAAGATCTATTAATTACAGTAAAAGAACCAAAAGTATAACTAGTGATGACTTATTTTAA
- a CDS encoding gamma carbonic anhydrase family protein, with product MPIIKQVNGKHPQIPEDCFVAENATILGEVSLGKECSIWYNAVIRGDVHYIKIGNKVNIQDGAVIHATYLKSPTTIGNNVSIGHNAIVHGCTIHDNVLVGMGSIIMDDCIIESNSIIAAGAVVTKNTKVESGSIYAGVPAKKVKDISQALISGEIDRIANNYVKYSSWFKE from the coding sequence ATGCCAATTATTAAGCAGGTAAACGGAAAACATCCACAAATTCCAGAAGATTGTTTTGTGGCAGAAAACGCAACTATTCTTGGAGAAGTTTCCTTGGGTAAAGAATGCAGTATTTGGTATAATGCGGTCATTAGAGGCGATGTGCATTATATTAAAATTGGCAATAAAGTAAACATTCAAGATGGTGCTGTAATTCACGCAACCTACTTAAAATCGCCCACAACCATTGGTAATAATGTTTCTATTGGGCACAATGCAATTGTACATGGTTGCACAATTCATGACAATGTTTTGGTAGGAATGGGGTCTATCATTATGGATGATTGTATTATTGAATCGAACTCAATTATTGCAGCCGGAGCCGTGGTCACCAAAAATACCAAAGTAGAAAGCGGAAGCATTTATGCAGGAGTTCCTGCTAAAAAAGTTAAAGACATTTCACAAGCATTAATTTCTGGGGAAATAGACAGAATCGCGAATAATTATGTAAAATATTCTAGTTGGTTTAAAGAGTAA
- a CDS encoding COX15/CtaA family protein yields the protein MKKRFPKIVQYAIISLYLIFLAGAIVRMTGSGMGCPDWPKCFGYYIPPTSEDQITWKPNTEFKKGFIIIKDEVLFVAEKDVKTSIEFNAKNWKEYTKHDYNKFNKFHTWTEYINRLVSVLAGFVFLFLIYASTKFWSENKTIPLLSFGAFLLMLFEAWLGKTVVDTNLTPEIITIHMVVGLIIIGILLKLKFIVTDHKKIFRYNSLFNKLLIISVIFSLVQIAMGTQVRQFIDEQVKQFGFENKNYSLMNPSFKFYFHRSFTIAIVLVNFGLFYINQIKNLGYKLVNWIVFLIFLETITGILMYYAEFPIGTQAIHLLSGALLFGLQFYLWLQNRSAK from the coding sequence ATGAAAAAAAGGTTTCCAAAAATTGTTCAGTATGCAATTATTTCTCTTTATTTAATTTTTTTAGCAGGTGCAATTGTTAGAATGACGGGTTCTGGAATGGGTTGTCCCGATTGGCCTAAATGTTTCGGCTATTACATTCCGCCAACATCCGAAGATCAAATAACATGGAAACCGAATACTGAATTTAAAAAAGGCTTTATCATTATAAAAGACGAAGTGCTATTTGTTGCTGAAAAAGATGTAAAAACTTCTATTGAATTTAATGCAAAAAATTGGAAAGAATATACCAAACACGATTATAACAAATTTAATAAATTCCATACTTGGACAGAGTACATCAATCGGTTAGTTTCTGTACTAGCTGGATTTGTATTTTTGTTCTTAATCTATGCATCCACGAAATTTTGGAGTGAAAATAAAACGATTCCACTGCTCTCTTTTGGTGCATTTCTCTTAATGCTTTTTGAAGCTTGGTTAGGAAAAACAGTTGTTGACACCAATTTAACCCCAGAAATTATTACCATTCACATGGTGGTTGGTTTAATTATTATTGGAATTTTATTAAAGTTAAAGTTTATCGTTACTGACCACAAAAAAATATTCAGGTACAATTCACTTTTTAATAAATTACTCATTATTTCCGTTATCTTTTCTTTAGTGCAAATTGCAATGGGAACTCAGGTAAGACAATTTATAGATGAACAAGTAAAACAATTTGGTTTTGAAAATAAAAACTATAGCTTGATGAATCCTAGTTTTAAATTCTACTTTCATAGATCTTTTACCATTGCTATAGTGCTGGTAAACTTCGGATTGTTTTACATCAATCAAATTAAGAATTTGGGCTATAAACTAGTAAATTGGATTGTTTTCTTGATATTTTTAGAGACCATTACTGGAATTTTAATGTATTATGCAGAGTTTCCGATAGGAACACAAGCCATCCATTTATTATCTGGAGCTCTTTTATTCGGCCTACAATTTTATTTATGGTTGCAAAATCGTTCTGCCAAATAA
- a CDS encoding MoaD/ThiS family protein encodes MKISVLFFGITTDLVGASQLQMEVEQNCSIASFKTVLKDKFSQLEKINSYAIAINEEYATAASILKESDVVAIIPPVSGG; translated from the coding sequence ATGAAAATAAGCGTTTTGTTTTTCGGAATTACAACAGATTTAGTAGGGGCTTCTCAATTGCAAATGGAAGTTGAGCAAAACTGCTCAATAGCAAGTTTTAAAACCGTTTTAAAAGATAAATTTTCACAATTAGAAAAGATCAACTCCTATGCAATTGCTATAAATGAAGAATATGCAACTGCTGCAAGTATTTTAAAAGAAAGTGATGTAGTGGCTATAATTCCGCCTGTAAGTGGTGGTTAA
- a CDS encoding DUF5686 and carboxypeptidase regulatory-like domain-containing protein produces the protein MRRNIFLLLILISTSILAQVKGRITDKNGDPLSFVSVYLDKTVTGTTSNDNGDYFLELKKKGLHTIVFQFLGFKTLKKEINITSFPFELNAELEEENIKLDGISISTKDNPANNIIRNVIANKDKNTDKLANYTAKFYSRGLTRIKDAPESFLGQSTGDFGGGLDSTRTGIIYLSETFSNISFQKKPKKFKEKIVASKVSGEDNGVSFNRAEDSNLDLYENSLPVFNDLVSPISTNAFSYYKYKLVGTFYEKNGKLINKIKLIPKRKNDRVFDGFIYIVEDDWALYGADVTTTGVQVNIPVVNSLKLKQGYNYSEEIAGWVLISQTIDFDVKFLGFKPNGKFSYVYSDYNFKPNFTEDTFTNEVLSFEKNATKKDSVFWNELRPVPLTQEEITDYQVKDSIKVIRKSKKYLDSVDAKGNKFKWLDPIKGYTYRNSYEKKSFSYNGPLLKTGFNTVQGVNTSAGFSYFKQINEVGKWWNAGINANYGFSDKRLRPTFFFSKKWNNFSRPRLYISGGVETTQFNEREPIFKLNNTIASLLYRNNYMKIFDRTFAKIQYSEEIRNGVYFTSSLEYAKRTPLFNTTNYAFIKEGSTGYWSNNPLDPENFTTSAFTEHSIATLNIGATFVFGQKYLSYPDRKSTNGNNKYPTINVNYRKRFGADRSELNSDLFIVNIRQNLKAGNYGDFAYHIRGGAFLEKKNIAFMDNIQPNGNQLWFPIDIDLNSFNLLEYYKYYTNDKYAEMHVEHNFRGALLGKIPFINKLNFHLVGGGKVLFMADNKPYTEYSIGLANIGFGKYRFLRFEYVNAHYGDIKETGFVFRASLF, from the coding sequence ATGAGAAGAAATATTTTTCTATTATTAATTCTAATATCTACATCAATTTTAGCACAAGTAAAAGGGAGAATTACAGATAAAAATGGTGATCCACTTTCGTTTGTGAGTGTTTATTTAGATAAAACGGTTACAGGTACTACGTCTAATGATAATGGTGATTATTTTTTAGAATTGAAAAAAAAAGGTTTACACACCATTGTTTTTCAGTTTTTAGGCTTTAAAACGCTAAAAAAAGAAATAAATATTACTTCTTTTCCTTTTGAGTTAAATGCAGAATTGGAAGAAGAAAATATAAAATTGGATGGGATTTCTATTTCTACAAAAGATAATCCTGCAAATAATATTATTAGAAATGTAATTGCCAACAAAGATAAAAATACAGACAAATTAGCCAATTATACGGCTAAATTTTACTCTAGAGGATTAACAAGAATTAAGGATGCCCCTGAGAGTTTTTTGGGACAAAGTACTGGAGATTTTGGTGGAGGTTTAGATTCTACCAGAACAGGTATTATTTATTTATCGGAAACATTTTCTAATATTTCTTTTCAAAAAAAACCTAAAAAATTCAAAGAAAAAATAGTCGCTTCTAAAGTTTCTGGTGAAGATAATGGTGTCAGTTTTAATAGAGCAGAAGATTCTAATTTAGATTTGTATGAAAATAGTTTGCCTGTTTTTAACGATTTGGTTTCGCCAATTTCTACCAATGCATTTAGTTATTACAAGTATAAATTAGTTGGAACATTTTATGAGAAGAATGGTAAGCTAATTAATAAAATTAAATTAATTCCGAAACGGAAAAATGATAGAGTTTTTGATGGTTTTATTTACATCGTAGAAGATGACTGGGCGTTGTACGGGGCGGATGTTACAACCACGGGTGTTCAGGTAAATATACCTGTTGTAAATTCTTTAAAGTTAAAACAGGGGTATAATTATTCTGAAGAAATAGCAGGTTGGGTTTTAATAAGTCAAACCATAGATTTCGATGTGAAGTTTTTAGGTTTTAAACCCAATGGAAAGTTTTCTTATGTCTATTCAGATTATAATTTTAAACCTAACTTTACAGAGGATACTTTTACCAATGAAGTGCTGTCTTTTGAAAAAAATGCAACAAAAAAAGATTCTGTTTTCTGGAATGAATTAAGGCCCGTGCCACTTACCCAAGAAGAAATTACAGATTATCAAGTAAAAGATAGTATTAAAGTGATTCGGAAATCTAAAAAATATTTAGATTCTGTAGATGCAAAAGGAAATAAATTTAAATGGTTAGATCCTATAAAGGGCTATACTTATAGAAATTCTTATGAAAAAAAATCTTTTTCTTATAATGGTCCTTTGTTAAAAACTGGTTTTAATACGGTTCAAGGAGTAAATACTTCTGCTGGTTTTAGTTATTTTAAACAAATTAATGAAGTAGGTAAATGGTGGAATGCAGGAATTAATGCGAATTATGGGTTTTCTGATAAACGCTTAAGACCTACTTTTTTCTTTTCAAAAAAATGGAATAATTTCTCAAGACCAAGATTATATATTTCAGGAGGAGTGGAAACAACACAATTTAATGAGAGAGAACCGATTTTTAAGTTGAATAATACCATCGCTTCTTTACTTTATAGAAATAATTACATGAAAATTTTTGATAGAACTTTTGCTAAAATTCAGTATTCTGAAGAAATTAGAAATGGTGTATATTTTACAAGTTCTTTAGAATATGCAAAAAGAACACCACTTTTTAATACTACAAACTATGCTTTTATAAAAGAGGGTAGTACGGGTTATTGGTCTAACAATCCTTTAGATCCAGAAAATTTTACAACCAGTGCTTTTACAGAACATTCCATTGCAACTTTAAATATAGGAGCTACTTTTGTGTTTGGTCAAAAATATTTGTCTTATCCCGATAGAAAATCTACTAATGGAAATAATAAATATCCAACAATAAATGTAAATTATAGAAAAAGGTTTGGTGCCGATAGATCAGAATTAAATTCAGATTTGTTCATTGTGAATATTCGACAAAATTTAAAAGCCGGGAATTATGGTGATTTCGCATACCATATTCGTGGAGGTGCTTTTTTAGAAAAGAAAAATATTGCGTTTATGGATAATATTCAACCGAATGGAAATCAGTTATGGTTTCCAATAGATATTGACTTAAATAGCTTTAATTTGTTAGAGTATTATAAATATTATACAAATGATAAATATGCAGAAATGCATGTCGAACATAATTTTAGAGGTGCACTTTTGGGTAAAATTCCGTTCATAAATAAGTTGAATTTTCATTTAGTTGGTGGCGGAAAAGTACTGTTTATGGCAGATAACAAACCCTACACAGAATATTCTATCGGTCTGGCAAACATAGGTTTTGGTAAATATCGATTTTTACGTTTCGAATATGTAAATGCGCATTATGGTGATATAAAAGAAACCGGATTTGTCTTTAGAGCAAGTTTGTTTTAA
- a CDS encoding endonuclease/exonuclease/phosphatase family protein, with product MKRFLKYLSQFFLLLAVAFLIFFFWASSSTLKENEYTKLTIVENDILLENDSIFSIVTYNIGYLSGMTNNLPVAKSKELFDKNLQKVLEETKEIHPDIISFQEIDYDASRSYHINQEEEIANLGYPFRAKAINWDERYLPFPYWPVSMHFGKVVSGQSIISKYPLKEQQRIVLPRVADAPFYRDAFYLDRLAQVVKVVLNGKDVVLINIHLEAFEKETRVRQFQEVLKIFNQYKDKYPTILLGDFNAKARDENAVVQKIFAMKDIGNAAFDIRNLSNTFDTKDPYERIDYIFYTKNSIEYISGKVLNDFEQASDHLPVFMEFKLK from the coding sequence ATGAAACGCTTCTTAAAATACCTTTCTCAATTTTTTTTATTATTGGCAGTTGCCTTTCTGATTTTCTTTTTTTGGGCTTCCTCATCAACTTTAAAAGAAAATGAATATACCAAACTAACAATTGTTGAAAATGATATACTGCTAGAAAATGATTCGATCTTTAGTATTGTAACGTATAATATTGGTTATTTAAGTGGGATGACAAATAATCTTCCCGTCGCAAAATCAAAAGAATTATTTGATAAAAATCTACAAAAAGTTTTAGAAGAAACGAAAGAAATACATCCAGATATTATTTCTTTTCAAGAAATAGATTATGATGCATCTAGAAGTTATCATATAAATCAAGAAGAAGAAATTGCTAATTTAGGCTATCCTTTTAGAGCAAAAGCCATTAATTGGGATGAGCGTTATTTACCTTTTCCTTATTGGCCTGTAAGTATGCATTTTGGTAAAGTGGTTTCTGGCCAATCTATTATTAGCAAATATCCTTTAAAAGAGCAGCAAAGAATTGTTTTACCAAGAGTTGCAGATGCTCCTTTTTATAGAGATGCTTTTTATTTAGATCGTTTAGCCCAAGTTGTAAAGGTTGTTTTAAATGGTAAAGATGTTGTGTTGATAAATATTCATTTAGAAGCTTTTGAAAAAGAAACAAGAGTGCGGCAATTTCAAGAAGTATTAAAGATTTTTAATCAGTATAAAGACAAGTATCCCACTATTTTATTAGGCGATTTTAATGCAAAAGCTCGGGACGAAAATGCAGTTGTTCAAAAAATATTTGCCATGAAAGATATTGGAAATGCGGCTTTTGATATCCGTAATCTAAGTAATACCTTCGATACAAAAGATCCTTATGAAAGGATAGATTATATTTTTTATACCAAAAATTCTATTGAATATATTTCAGGAAAAGTGTTGAATGATTTTGAGCAAGCTTCAGATCATTTGCCTGTTTTTATGGAGTTTAAATTGAAGTAA
- a CDS encoding molybdenum cofactor biosynthesis protein MoaE, whose amino-acid sequence MQRTFIKITSEKLDLQECYHFVEDDACGGISAFIGTVRNDTQGKKVTRLDFSTYKPMAMKEMEKIAHLALEQFDIKKIAIHHAEGMLKIGAIPVIITASAKHRKAAFLACEFAIDTLKKTVPIWKKEHFSDGEIWVNAHP is encoded by the coding sequence ATGCAAAGAACTTTTATAAAAATTACATCAGAAAAACTCGACTTGCAAGAGTGTTACCATTTTGTAGAAGATGATGCTTGTGGCGGAATTTCTGCCTTTATAGGTACCGTAAGAAACGATACCCAAGGAAAAAAAGTTACGCGGTTAGATTTCTCTACTTACAAACCGATGGCTATGAAAGAAATGGAAAAAATTGCGCACCTAGCTTTAGAACAATTCGATATTAAAAAAATAGCAATTCATCATGCAGAAGGAATGCTGAAAATTGGAGCAATTCCGGTGATTATTACGGCATCTGCAAAACATAGAAAAGCAGCTTTTTTGGCTTGTGAATTCGCAATAGACACTTTAAAGAAAACAGTTCCTATCTGGAAAAAAGAACATTTTTCGGATGGTGAAATTTGGGTAAATGCACATCCGTAG
- a CDS encoding tRNA dihydrouridine synthase: MNQTLLSSPLQGFTDYKFRNAFNQFFGGIDTFYSPYIRLNGKLIIKNSYQKDILPENNTELEVIPQIITNDVDEFLFVSKYVQELGYKELNWNLGCPYPMVTKRGMGSGLISDSEKINSILHKIHNESDILVSMKMRMGYDTPEEILDVLPILDTYPLKNIAIHARIGKQLYKGGTNLEAFQKCLDNTKHKLYYNGDITSVAAFKKLQEQFTTIDHWMIGRGLIADPFLPSMIKNNTTEYPQNRFDIFQEFHERIYTEYDAALSGPTPIKMKMLGFWEYFSKSFSNPQKTYKKIKKAQNAKVYAIAVQEIFKEAKNG, encoded by the coding sequence ATGAACCAAACACTCCTATCTTCTCCTCTGCAAGGATTTACAGATTATAAATTTAGAAATGCTTTTAATCAATTCTTTGGAGGAATCGACACTTTTTATTCGCCGTATATTCGACTTAATGGAAAATTAATCATTAAAAACTCGTATCAAAAAGATATTCTTCCAGAAAACAATACCGAATTAGAGGTGATTCCTCAAATTATCACCAATGATGTGGATGAATTTTTATTTGTTTCTAAATATGTGCAAGAATTAGGATACAAAGAATTAAATTGGAATTTAGGTTGTCCCTACCCGATGGTTACGAAACGCGGAATGGGTTCTGGATTGATCAGCGATTCCGAAAAAATAAATAGTATTCTTCATAAAATTCATAACGAATCTGATATTCTCGTTTCTATGAAAATGAGGATGGGTTATGATACTCCTGAAGAAATTTTGGATGTATTACCCATTTTAGACACCTATCCTTTAAAAAATATTGCCATTCACGCTAGGATAGGAAAACAATTGTACAAAGGAGGTACAAATTTAGAAGCATTTCAAAAGTGTTTAGACAACACCAAACACAAACTGTATTATAACGGTGATATTACTTCCGTGGCAGCTTTTAAAAAACTACAAGAACAATTTACTACGATAGATCATTGGATGATTGGAAGAGGATTAATTGCAGATCCTTTTTTACCAAGCATGATAAAAAATAACACCACTGAATATCCACAAAACAGATTTGATATTTTTCAAGAATTTCATGAACGAATCTATACGGAATACGATGCAGCGCTTTCTGGACCAACACCAATTAAAATGAAAATGCTTGGTTTTTGGGAATACTTTTCTAAAAGCTTTTCAAATCCTCAAAAAACCTATAAAAAAATAAAAAAAGCACAAAATGCAAAAGTATATGCCATTGCCGTTCAAGAGATTTTTAAAGAAGCAAAGAATGGTTAA